The proteins below come from a single Mesobacillus jeotgali genomic window:
- a CDS encoding MBL fold metallo-hydrolase yields the protein MKWKQIPLGPLQTNCYIVYDENKSCLIVDPGDNPKKLATVIEQLELKPEAILLTHAHFDHIGAVDRIRDKYGIKVYINEKEKDWLPDPALNGSRHFMLNEPIKARPADHLIKDDGVMSIGSFKFEVFETPGHSPGSISIYFSDAEFVLAGDALFNGSIGRTDLPGGNHNQLIKSIHDKLLTLPEQTEVLPGHGPTTTIGLEMDSNPFLNGF from the coding sequence ATGAAATGGAAACAGATTCCCTTAGGTCCTTTACAAACAAATTGCTATATTGTATATGATGAAAATAAATCTTGCCTGATTGTAGATCCAGGTGACAATCCGAAAAAGCTGGCAACAGTGATTGAACAGCTTGAATTAAAACCGGAAGCAATTCTGCTGACACACGCTCATTTCGATCATATCGGCGCGGTGGATAGAATTAGGGATAAATACGGAATCAAGGTATATATCAATGAAAAAGAAAAGGACTGGCTGCCAGACCCTGCCTTGAATGGTTCCAGGCATTTCATGCTAAACGAACCGATCAAAGCGCGTCCTGCTGACCACTTGATCAAAGACGATGGTGTCATGTCAATTGGCAGCTTTAAATTCGAAGTATTTGAAACGCCTGGGCATTCTCCTGGCAGCATTTCTATTTATTTTTCTGATGCGGAGTTTGTTCTGGCAGGAGATGCTCTGTTTAATGGAAGCATCGGAAGGACGGATTTGCCGGGCGGCAACCATAATCAATTAATCAAAAGCATTCATGATAAGCTCCTGACATTGCCGGAACAAACAGAGGTGCTTCCCGGGCATGGACCGACAACCACTATTGGTTTAGAGATGGATTCCAATCCTTTTTTAAACGGATTTTAA
- a CDS encoding DUF2759 domain-containing protein → MGLAIIFALVTLLAGYATFSALKNKNILGIVFGGGTFLVIGWFTVMTVLNSGFPTAH, encoded by the coding sequence ATGGGATTGGCAATTATCTTCGCTTTAGTTACACTGCTTGCCGGTTATGCAACTTTCTCGGCGCTTAAAAACAAAAACATTCTTGGAATCGTCTTTGGTGGAGGAACTTTCTTGGTTATTGGCTGGTTCACAGTCATGACGGTCCTTAACTCTGGATTCCCTACAGCACACTAA
- a CDS encoding MTH1187 family thiamine-binding protein, protein MAIVDVTVIPIGTQTPSVSSYVADIQKILKQYEERGDIQYQLTPMNTLIEGELPVLFEVIQAIHEAPFNAGIQRVATNIRIDDRRDVKRRMQDKVDRVNELLK, encoded by the coding sequence ATGGCAATCGTCGATGTAACAGTTATACCAATCGGAACTCAGACGCCAAGTGTGAGTTCATATGTAGCGGATATTCAAAAAATTCTTAAGCAGTATGAGGAACGGGGTGACATCCAATATCAACTTACGCCAATGAACACTTTGATTGAAGGAGAATTGCCTGTCCTGTTTGAAGTGATCCAGGCCATCCACGAAGCGCCCTTCAATGCCGGGATCCAGAGAGTAGCTACTAATATCCGGATTGACGACAGGCGTGACGTGAAAAGAAGGATGCAGGATAAGGTAGACAGGGTAAATGAATTATTGAAATAG
- a CDS encoding LTA synthase family protein produces the protein MKKNTWTKASIVAIATILLWLKTYIAYKTSFDIKIENWRQEIILLMNPLSFLMVILGISMFMKEKAQKRYILITSFIVSAVLFANVVFYRFFNDFLTIPVLFQTSNMSDLGSSVTELINISDLFYFADLLVLAILLKIKPNVITFREYSKVDRRAFFLVAIAIAFFNLGMAETERPQLLTRTFDREMLVKNIGTYNYHLYDAFLQSKSSAQRAMADGSELADIDNYVRANYLPPNDEMFGVAKGKNVILISMESTQDFVINQTVNGEEITPFLNDFIKESYYFNNFYHQTGQGKTSDSEFLVENSLYPLSRGAVFFTHSGNEYTATPEILNENGYFTASLHANNKSFWNRDIMYQSLGYERFYSLPDYEVEEENSVGWGMKDIEFFQQSVDHLKAMPKPFYSKFITLTNHFPFELNEEDRFIEPYTSNDKTVNNYFPTVRYQDEALKLFIQELKDEGLYEDSIIILYGDHYGISENHNKAMGEYLGKEITPFESTQLQQVPLIVHIPGHDGKTMPTVGGQIDLKPTILHLLGIDTKNNIDFGSDLFSKDRRDFAVLRDGSFITKDYVFTRETCYDKTTGEPTDKAACEPFFEQAKNELEFSDKIIYGDLLRFYDEQDANKENGSPKSNK, from the coding sequence ATGAAGAAGAATACCTGGACTAAAGCATCTATTGTTGCGATTGCGACAATCCTGCTTTGGCTAAAGACTTATATTGCCTATAAAACTAGCTTTGATATAAAAATTGAGAACTGGAGACAGGAAATTATCCTGCTCATGAATCCCTTAAGTTTCTTGATGGTCATCCTGGGAATCAGCATGTTCATGAAGGAGAAGGCCCAGAAACGCTACATTCTGATAACAAGTTTCATAGTTTCAGCAGTCTTGTTCGCTAATGTTGTGTTTTACCGTTTCTTCAATGACTTCCTGACGATTCCCGTTCTTTTCCAGACGAGTAATATGAGTGATTTGGGAAGCAGTGTCACCGAATTAATCAATATCAGTGACTTGTTTTATTTTGCTGATTTGCTCGTGTTGGCCATTTTATTAAAAATCAAGCCAAATGTCATCACATTCCGCGAGTACTCGAAAGTGGACCGAAGAGCTTTCTTCCTTGTGGCGATCGCGATCGCATTCTTTAATCTTGGAATGGCAGAAACTGAGCGTCCGCAGCTATTGACGAGAACTTTCGATAGAGAAATGCTTGTGAAAAATATCGGAACATACAATTACCATTTATATGATGCATTCCTGCAATCGAAGTCATCCGCACAGAGAGCAATGGCTGATGGCAGCGAGCTCGCTGACATTGACAACTATGTTCGTGCAAATTATTTACCGCCGAACGATGAGATGTTTGGTGTTGCGAAAGGTAAAAATGTCATTCTCATCTCGATGGAATCCACGCAAGATTTTGTCATAAATCAAACTGTAAATGGAGAGGAAATTACACCTTTCCTGAATGATTTCATAAAAGAAAGCTATTACTTCAATAATTTCTATCACCAGACCGGTCAGGGAAAGACTTCAGATTCTGAATTCCTGGTTGAGAATTCACTGTATCCACTAAGCAGAGGAGCAGTATTCTTTACTCACTCCGGAAATGAGTATACAGCCACACCTGAAATTTTGAATGAAAACGGATATTTCACTGCTTCCCTCCATGCGAATAACAAGAGCTTCTGGAACCGTGATATCATGTATCAATCACTGGGTTACGAGCGCTTCTATTCGCTGCCAGATTATGAAGTGGAAGAAGAAAATTCAGTAGGCTGGGGCATGAAAGACATTGAGTTCTTCCAACAATCCGTGGACCACTTGAAGGCTATGCCGAAGCCATTCTATTCTAAGTTCATTACATTGACGAACCATTTCCCATTTGAACTGAATGAGGAAGACCGCTTTATCGAACCATACACGTCAAATGATAAAACAGTCAATAATTATTTCCCAACTGTACGTTATCAGGATGAGGCTCTTAAACTGTTTATACAAGAATTGAAAGATGAAGGACTTTACGAAGACTCAATCATCATTTTATATGGTGACCATTATGGGATCTCGGAGAATCATAATAAGGCAATGGGTGAATACCTAGGCAAGGAGATTACGCCTTTCGAAAGCACTCAGCTGCAGCAAGTGCCGTTGATCGTCCACATTCCTGGTCATGACGGCAAGACAATGCCTACGGTTGGCGGACAGATTGACCTTAAGCCGACAATCCTTCACCTGCTGGGAATTGACACTAAGAATAACATCGATTTTGGTTCGGATCTTTTCTCGAAGGACCGACGTGATTTCGCTGTTTTGCGAGATGGCAGCTTCATCACTAAGGATTATGTATTCACAAGAGAAACTTGCTATGATAAGACAACTGGCGAGCCGACTGATAAAGCAGCTTGTGAGCCTTTCTTTGAACAAGCAAAGAATGAGCTTGAGTTCTCCGATAAAATTATTTATGGAGACTTGCTAAGATTTTATGACGAGCAAGATGCAAACAAAGAAAATGGGTCCCCTAAATCCAATAAGTGA
- a CDS encoding ROK family glucokinase: protein MAEKWLVGVDLGGTTTKLAFISMYGEIMHKWEIPTDVSDEGKNITVNIAKAIDAKLEELGHSKSEIIGIGMGAPGPVDLATGVIFEAVNLGWREPYPLKDLLEVETSLPAVIDNDANCAALGEMWKGAGNGAKDLVCVTLGTGVGGGVITNGDIVHGVSGAAGEIGHITSLAEGGAPCNCGKTGCLETIASATGIVRIATEALNNGASTGELAAVYKETGFVTAKDVFDSAKRNDQLAMKVIDSVALHLGIALANIANTLNPEKIVLGGGVSKAGDVLLNPIKEQFLRNSFPRVAQSTEISIATLGNDAGVIGAAWLVKNKIGQE from the coding sequence ATGGCTGAGAAATGGCTTGTGGGTGTAGATTTAGGTGGTACAACAACCAAACTTGCTTTTATAAGCATGTATGGTGAAATTATGCATAAATGGGAGATCCCAACAGATGTGTCAGACGAAGGGAAGAACATCACCGTCAATATTGCTAAGGCGATTGATGCGAAACTTGAGGAACTAGGCCATTCAAAGAGTGAAATCATCGGAATTGGCATGGGTGCTCCTGGCCCAGTGGATCTTGCGACTGGTGTAATTTTTGAAGCAGTGAACCTTGGATGGAGAGAACCTTATCCTTTGAAAGACTTACTTGAAGTCGAAACCTCACTTCCAGCCGTAATCGATAATGATGCTAACTGTGCGGCACTGGGAGAAATGTGGAAAGGTGCAGGAAATGGCGCCAAGGATCTTGTATGTGTCACCCTGGGAACAGGGGTAGGCGGCGGTGTGATCACGAATGGAGATATCGTTCACGGGGTAAGCGGTGCAGCTGGTGAAATCGGACATATCACTTCACTTGCTGAAGGTGGAGCGCCTTGTAACTGCGGTAAAACAGGATGCCTTGAAACAATTGCATCTGCAACTGGAATTGTCAGGATTGCCACTGAAGCATTGAACAATGGAGCCTCAACCGGAGAACTGGCAGCAGTGTATAAGGAAACTGGCTTTGTTACAGCCAAAGATGTCTTCGATTCAGCAAAAAGAAACGATCAATTGGCTATGAAGGTCATTGATTCAGTAGCTTTGCATTTGGGAATTGCACTTGCAAATATCGCCAATACCCTGAATCCGGAAAAAATCGTGCTTGGTGGCGGAGTTTCAAAAGCAGGTGACGTCCTTCTTAATCCAATAAAAGAACAATTCTTGCGCAATTCGTTTCCTCGGGTAGCGCAATCAACCGAAATCAGTATTGCCACATTGGGAAATGATGCAGGTGTGATCGGCGCAGCGTGGCTGGTCAAGAACAAAATTGGGCAAGAATAA
- a CDS encoding YqgQ family protein, producing the protein MKTIYDIQQFLKKFGTIIYIGDRVADLELMAAELKDLYNSQLIETKDYQTAILLLRQEIRMETEKTQMRKGDKNG; encoded by the coding sequence TTGAAAACGATTTATGACATCCAGCAGTTCCTGAAAAAATTCGGGACAATTATTTACATAGGTGACAGAGTGGCGGATTTAGAACTCATGGCCGCCGAACTGAAAGATCTTTATAATTCCCAATTGATTGAGACTAAAGATTACCAGACTGCGATTTTGCTTTTACGGCAGGAAATCCGGATGGAAACAGAAAAAACGCAAATGAGAAAAGGTGACAAAAATGGCTGA
- a CDS encoding spore germination protein: MAEKVKHPVHENLKENIKFLREELGIGKSFDVIQLDVEYAGREMALFLVDGFVKDDILLYIMQLLAKLEEGALDVETLKKLVKTYIPYVEVETTDDLDKVADMVLAGPTALAVDGVAEIILIDARTYPVRGPQEPDTERVVRGSRDGFVETLVFNTALTRRRIRDRTLRMEYQQVGRRSQTDIVVCYIEDIADPEMVKQVKDSISKIDTDGLPMGEKTIEEFISGQHWNPFPTVRYTERPDTAATHLYEGHVCIIVDGSPSVLITPTTFWHHLQHAEEYRNKPLVGAYLRMVRFMAVWASLFLLPLWYLFAVKPELLPEKMAFIGPNDPGQIPLFLQFFLIEIGIDVLRMAAIHTPTSLATALGLVAALMIGQVAVEVGLLTNEVILYLAIAAIGTFATPSYEMSLANRLVRIFLLVLTAAFQLYGFLIGIVLFIILLARMRSFGVPYLWPFIPFNPRAFRDVLVRSPIPLKNRRPRILKPQDPDR; encoded by the coding sequence ATGGCAGAAAAAGTGAAGCATCCCGTACATGAGAATCTGAAAGAAAATATTAAGTTTTTAAGAGAAGAACTTGGAATTGGTAAAAGTTTTGATGTCATCCAGCTGGACGTCGAGTACGCTGGCAGAGAAATGGCATTGTTTCTTGTCGATGGATTTGTAAAAGATGATATCCTGCTCTATATCATGCAATTACTGGCGAAGCTTGAGGAAGGAGCTTTGGACGTTGAAACCCTCAAGAAGCTGGTCAAGACGTACATACCTTATGTAGAGGTAGAAACAACTGACGATCTTGATAAGGTGGCGGATATGGTGTTGGCGGGCCCTACAGCACTGGCGGTAGATGGAGTTGCGGAAATCATCTTGATTGATGCAAGAACCTATCCTGTTCGGGGACCGCAGGAACCAGATACAGAAAGGGTAGTAAGAGGTTCGAGAGACGGGTTCGTCGAGACATTGGTCTTCAATACTGCGTTGACAAGAAGGAGAATCCGTGACCGCACTTTAAGAATGGAGTACCAGCAGGTAGGCAGGAGGTCGCAAACGGATATAGTTGTCTGTTACATAGAAGATATTGCTGATCCCGAAATGGTCAAGCAAGTAAAGGACTCCATCAGTAAGATTGATACGGATGGATTGCCGATGGGGGAGAAAACAATCGAGGAGTTTATCTCAGGCCAGCATTGGAATCCATTTCCCACAGTGAGGTATACAGAACGTCCAGATACTGCGGCAACACATTTGTATGAAGGGCATGTCTGTATCATTGTTGATGGATCACCCAGTGTCCTGATTACTCCGACAACCTTCTGGCATCATTTGCAGCATGCCGAGGAGTACCGAAATAAGCCGCTTGTAGGCGCTTATCTGAGAATGGTGCGGTTTATGGCTGTTTGGGCATCTTTATTTTTGCTTCCATTATGGTATCTGTTCGCAGTCAAACCCGAATTGCTGCCAGAAAAGATGGCCTTTATTGGCCCGAATGATCCCGGTCAAATTCCTTTGTTTTTACAATTTTTCCTGATTGAAATTGGAATTGATGTACTCAGGATGGCCGCGATCCATACACCGACCTCCCTGGCAACGGCACTTGGACTTGTCGCTGCCTTGATGATTGGGCAAGTGGCGGTCGAAGTTGGCCTTCTTACAAATGAAGTCATCCTTTACCTTGCAATCGCGGCAATTGGCACCTTCGCAACTCCAAGTTATGAAATGAGCCTTGCAAACAGGCTTGTAAGGATATTCCTGCTTGTATTGACGGCAGCATTCCAGCTTTACGGGTTCCTGATCGGGATCGTGCTGTTCATTATCCTGCTCGCAAGAATGAGGTCCTTCGGTGTACCTTATTTGTGGCCGTTCATTCCGTTCAACCCAAGGGCGTTCCGTGATGTCCTCGTCCGGTCACCGATTCCGCTTAAGAACAGGCGGCCGCGGATCTTGAAACCACAGGATCCAGATCGGTAA
- a CDS encoding rhomboid family intramembrane serine protease has product MEEYLFWKVAEFLIVKKEYRILQISQEHGELWLEKTENKHSQVVRLLHYNLDWSNWLLRDIGMTAENGDRIRRKLAKGDLKILNLYFSAYPPVDDYEFRIAEPALSDNGKVTVESILVDRANASEALIQIENRFDGQIEIELAEEFSVDVVESTKRNALSKAVGRAKEEQSVFNYGKPFFTYLFIAVQVLMFLVLEAAGGSTDTSTLIKFGAKFNPLILEGEWWRFFTPIIIHIGLLHLFMNTLALYYLGTMVERLYGNMRFLFIYIISGFSGVLASFIFSPNLSAGASGAIFGCFGALLYFGVAKPRLFWRTLGLNILVVLGINLAFGFTIPGIDNAGHIGGLVGGFASAGIFHLPKKKRPMLQGAFLVISVSAIFLSLQYGFSGKANLVDERSILVLAQQHVKAEEYEQANKLLTDFRQQETLSAESLFMLSFTEIKLGQLEEAESNLLKVIDLAPDFHEAYYNLALIYFDEKSLKEAKTYAEKAVELNPGQESYRTTLEQINRYLEEAA; this is encoded by the coding sequence TTGGAAGAGTATTTGTTTTGGAAGGTCGCGGAATTCCTGATTGTGAAGAAGGAGTATCGTATCCTCCAGATATCTCAGGAACACGGAGAGCTGTGGCTGGAAAAGACAGAAAACAAGCATTCGCAGGTTGTTCGCCTGCTGCATTATAATCTTGATTGGAGCAACTGGCTGCTTCGCGATATTGGAATGACTGCGGAGAATGGAGACAGAATCCGCAGGAAACTGGCTAAAGGAGACTTGAAGATTCTCAATCTTTATTTTAGTGCCTATCCCCCAGTTGATGACTATGAGTTCAGGATCGCCGAACCGGCACTTTCTGATAATGGCAAGGTAACGGTTGAGTCTATTTTAGTGGATAGGGCCAATGCGTCAGAAGCATTAATTCAAATAGAAAATAGGTTCGACGGCCAAATCGAGATTGAGCTGGCAGAGGAATTTTCTGTGGATGTTGTAGAGTCCACTAAGAGAAATGCCCTCTCCAAAGCGGTTGGCCGAGCTAAAGAAGAACAATCTGTATTTAATTATGGAAAACCCTTTTTCACCTATCTATTTATTGCTGTCCAGGTGCTGATGTTCCTCGTTCTTGAGGCAGCAGGAGGAAGCACGGATACATCAACGTTGATAAAATTCGGTGCAAAGTTCAACCCGCTGATACTTGAGGGAGAGTGGTGGCGCTTTTTCACACCGATTATCATCCATATTGGATTGCTTCACTTGTTCATGAATACCCTCGCTTTATACTATTTAGGGACGATGGTTGAACGGCTTTACGGCAATATGAGATTTTTGTTTATATATATTATTTCTGGCTTCAGCGGTGTGCTGGCGAGTTTCATCTTCAGTCCGAATCTTTCTGCAGGAGCGAGCGGCGCGATTTTTGGCTGCTTTGGCGCTTTACTTTATTTTGGTGTCGCCAAGCCAAGGCTTTTTTGGAGGACATTGGGACTGAATATTCTTGTTGTTCTTGGCATTAACCTTGCTTTCGGCTTTACTATTCCTGGAATCGATAATGCAGGACATATAGGGGGACTTGTTGGCGGATTCGCATCAGCTGGCATTTTCCACCTTCCTAAAAAGAAACGCCCCATGCTTCAAGGAGCATTCCTGGTTATTTCCGTTTCGGCCATTTTTTTATCATTGCAGTATGGTTTCAGCGGAAAAGCAAACTTAGTAGATGAAAGATCCATATTGGTTCTTGCACAACAGCATGTAAAAGCGGAAGAGTATGAGCAGGCCAATAAGCTGCTGACAGATTTTCGCCAGCAGGAAACACTTTCGGCCGAATCATTATTTATGCTTTCTTTTACAGAAATAAAGCTGGGCCAGCTTGAAGAAGCCGAAAGTAATCTTCTAAAGGTTATTGACTTGGCTCCTGATTTCCACGAAGCTTATTATAATTTGGCCTTGATTTATTTTGATGAAAAGAGCCTGAAGGAAGCCAAAACTTATGCTGAAAAAGCGGTAGAGTTAAATCCTGGGCAAGAAAGTTACCGTACAACACTTGAGCAGATCAATCGCTACCTTGAAGAAGCTGCTTAA
- a CDS encoding L-lactate dehydrogenase gives MKNHVNRVVLVGTGFVGSSYAFAMVNQGVAEELVLVDLNKEKSEGDAMDLNHGMAFAPSQTKIWFGSYADCKDADLVVLCAGANQKPGETRLDLVEKNARIFKSIVDEIMASGFDGIFLVATNPVDILTYAVWKYSGLPKERVIGSGTILDTARFRFLLGDYFKVDTRNVHAYIIGEHGDTELPVWSHADIGGKPIAKMMKDQEHYKHDDLEGIFTNVRDAAYHIIQRKGATYYGIAMGLVRLTKAILQDENSILTVSAHLSGEYGHEDIYIGVPAIVNRNGIREIVELSLDEDEQKKFDHSVEVLRKVMEPVIKG, from the coding sequence ATGAAAAATCATGTAAACCGTGTTGTCCTGGTTGGAACAGGCTTCGTTGGTTCAAGTTATGCATTCGCGATGGTCAATCAGGGAGTAGCTGAAGAGTTAGTGCTTGTTGACCTTAACAAGGAAAAGTCAGAAGGGGACGCCATGGATCTAAACCATGGTATGGCGTTCGCTCCTTCCCAGACGAAAATTTGGTTTGGTTCGTATGCTGATTGCAAAGATGCAGATTTGGTTGTACTTTGTGCAGGAGCCAATCAAAAACCTGGAGAAACAAGGCTTGATCTTGTGGAAAAGAACGCAAGGATTTTTAAAAGCATTGTCGATGAAATCATGGCCAGCGGTTTTGACGGGATTTTCCTTGTTGCAACAAACCCTGTCGATATCCTCACATATGCTGTATGGAAATACTCCGGCCTGCCAAAGGAACGCGTAATAGGTTCGGGGACAATACTCGATACCGCAAGATTCCGTTTCCTGCTAGGAGACTATTTCAAGGTAGATACTCGGAACGTCCATGCCTATATCATAGGGGAACATGGTGATACGGAATTGCCTGTATGGAGTCATGCTGATATAGGCGGTAAGCCGATCGCCAAAATGATGAAAGATCAGGAACATTATAAGCACGATGACCTCGAGGGAATTTTTACGAATGTACGTGATGCTGCCTATCATATCATCCAGCGTAAAGGTGCTACCTACTACGGAATTGCCATGGGTCTTGTCAGACTGACTAAAGCGATTCTCCAGGATGAAAACTCGATATTAACCGTTTCAGCACACCTAAGCGGTGAATATGGCCATGAAGATATCTATATCGGAGTTCCAGCTATCGTCAATCGGAACGGCATCCGGGAAATAGTCGAACTGTCCCTGGATGAGGATGAACAAAAGAAATTTGACCATTCTGTAGAAGTTTTAAGGAAAGTCATGGAACCGGTCATAAAAGGATAG
- a CDS encoding DUF92 domain-containing protein: protein METDQLLVIGFIAIFSAASGYFKFLKPSGAFAAFLTGLLIWAGFELKGLILLGVFFLTSSLLSRYKSKVKEHLGEIHEKGSARDWAQVAANGGTAALAGLANFISPDPVWLIVLAISIASANADTWASELGVLSKQQPVSIKSFKRVPRGTSGAISGFGTAATAAGSLVIALTAGYLFGMGSGGVFLVFLFGLAGSLLDTLLGAYLQAGFQCVRCHLPTEKMIHCSSPTKQISGFSRINNDAVNFISGFTVAIMGMSLYNIL from the coding sequence TTGGAGACTGACCAGCTCTTGGTAATTGGATTTATCGCAATATTCTCGGCAGCTTCAGGATATTTTAAATTTCTGAAACCATCGGGAGCTTTTGCCGCTTTTTTGACCGGGCTGTTAATATGGGCTGGCTTCGAATTAAAGGGACTTATCTTATTGGGGGTTTTCTTTCTCACTTCGAGCCTCCTGTCCAGGTATAAAAGTAAAGTGAAGGAACACCTCGGAGAAATACATGAAAAGGGCTCGGCAAGGGATTGGGCCCAGGTAGCTGCAAATGGGGGAACCGCAGCATTAGCGGGTCTGGCCAATTTTATTTCACCCGACCCGGTGTGGCTCATTGTCCTTGCAATCTCCATCGCCAGTGCCAATGCAGATACATGGGCATCAGAACTGGGCGTATTAAGCAAACAACAGCCAGTGTCTATTAAATCCTTTAAAAGAGTACCACGAGGAACCTCGGGTGCAATTTCGGGATTTGGAACAGCAGCTACTGCCGCGGGGTCCCTGGTGATTGCCTTAACCGCTGGATATCTATTCGGAATGGGGTCTGGAGGGGTGTTCTTAGTATTTTTATTCGGCTTGGCAGGGTCGCTGCTGGATACATTGCTTGGTGCCTACCTGCAGGCAGGATTTCAATGTGTCCGCTGTCATTTGCCTACTGAAAAAATGATCCATTGCTCCAGTCCAACTAAGCAGATATCAGGTTTTAGCAGAATAAACAACGACGCTGTGAATTTCATCTCAGGTTTTACAGTGGCTATTATGGGAATGTCTTTATATAACATTCTTTAA
- a CDS encoding 5-formyltetrahydrofolate cyclo-ligase, whose protein sequence is MDAKKDLRKSIKAKLSEISLPQYEDQSYKIAQQLFKTDEWMEASTVAVTVSKAPEVDTFQIIRKGWEQGKRMVVPKCEPKPRKLDFRELKRFSELESVYYGLLEPIVSETISVNSDEIDLVVVPGLAFSKNGYRLGFGGGYYDRFLANYQGKTVSLAFKDQILSEVPVENHDIAVKKIITSEGVIIIGD, encoded by the coding sequence ATGGATGCAAAAAAAGATCTGAGAAAGAGCATTAAAGCAAAGTTATCAGAGATTAGCCTGCCTCAATACGAAGACCAGTCATACAAGATTGCGCAGCAGCTATTTAAAACTGACGAATGGATGGAAGCTTCAACAGTGGCAGTAACTGTTTCGAAAGCTCCGGAAGTAGATACCTTCCAAATCATCAGGAAGGGCTGGGAGCAGGGAAAAAGGATGGTCGTCCCAAAATGTGAACCAAAGCCACGGAAACTGGATTTTAGGGAACTGAAGCGATTTTCGGAACTTGAATCAGTCTATTATGGTTTATTGGAGCCGATTGTTTCAGAAACGATTTCAGTGAACTCTGATGAGATAGACTTAGTGGTCGTCCCAGGGCTCGCTTTTTCAAAGAACGGCTATAGGCTTGGGTTCGGGGGAGGATACTATGACCGTTTTCTGGCAAACTATCAGGGGAAAACGGTTTCTCTGGCGTTTAAAGACCAGATTCTATCTGAGGTTCCCGTTGAAAACCATGATATTGCGGTGAAGAAAATAATTACCAGCGAGGGAGTTATCATCATTGGAGACTGA
- the rpmG gene encoding 50S ribosomal protein L33, translated as MRVNITLACTECGERNYISKKNKRNNPDRLELKKYCSRDKRATTHRETK; from the coding sequence ATGCGTGTAAATATTACATTAGCTTGCACAGAATGCGGAGAGCGCAACTATATTTCTAAAAAAAATAAGCGTAACAACCCAGATCGTCTTGAGCTTAAGAAATACTGCTCTAGAGATAAGCGCGCAACTACACATCGCGAAACAAAATAA